The following proteins are encoded in a genomic region of Ornithodoros turicata isolate Travis chromosome 6, ASM3712646v1, whole genome shotgun sequence:
- the LOC135399188 gene encoding uncharacterized protein LOC135399188: MSGQDKTLGASATSSGGRTDPVEALQTLRISTRYTPRGPEEDPFWRQPAVRQRFGRCIPTLEIVETPIDIEAVKPLGSLLYDFVDSRTTPVMTKTEMEDVVQKLFYIRACHVSRLAKASEINRCCITGLPATIRVPQPINELLGMVANDKGNVDGHWYVVTVPAVADAPWKKWDDALIAKWQLQMGSLSRFCLMDEFSSNCGDGTGYLMHVATKTTGETRSVKKLTRAISLIREAYWAGCLGDVLKPAMAYTAGGYVPIWVQDPRTWLVDRFRHSFT; this comes from the coding sequence ATGAGTGGCCAAGATAAGACCCTCGGCGCGTCCGCAACATCATCTGGTGGACGAACCGACCCCGTAGAAGCGCTTCAAACGCTCCGCATCAGCACAAGGTACACGCCCCGTGGACCAGAAGAGGACCCTTTCTGGAGACAGCCAGCCGTTCGCCAACGTTTCGGAAGGTGCATACCAACATTAGAAATCGTGGAAACGCCCATTGACATTGAGGCGGTGAAGCCACTCGGCTCACTCCTTTATGACTTTGTCGACTCCCGCACGACCCCGGTCATGACCAAAACTGAGATGGAAGACGTGGTCCAGAAGCTCTTCTACATAAGAGCGTGCCATGTTAGTCGTCTGGCGAAAGCATCAGAGATAAACCGGTGCTGTATCACTGGACTCCCCGCCACCATCCGCGTCCCCCAGCCCATCAACGAGCTGCTAGGCATGGTAGCCAACGACAAGGGCAACGTTGACGGCCATTGGTACGTCGTAACAGTACCAGCCGTCGCCGATGCCCCCTGGAAGAAATGGGACGACGCATTAATTGCGAAGTGGCAGCTGCAAATGGGGAGCTTGTCTCGCTTCTGTTTGATGGACGAATTTTCATCAAACTGTGGTGATGGCACAGGCTACCTCATGCACGTGGCCACAAAGACTACTGGAGAGACCAGGAGCGTCAAGAAGCTCACTCGGGCGATTTCCCTGATAAGGGAAGCGTACTGGGCAGGCTGTCTAGGCGACGTCCTCAAACCAGCCATGGCATACACGGCCGGTGGTTACGTACCCATCTGGGTTCAGGACCCACGGACGTGGCTCGTAGATCGGTTCCGACACTCCTTCACGTAG